In Isoptericola jiangsuensis, the following proteins share a genomic window:
- the metK gene encoding methionine adenosyltransferase: protein MTHALRLFTSESVTEGHPDKVCDQISDAILDALLAQDPASRVAVETMVTTGLVHVAGEVTTSAYVEIPQIVREVVRGIGYTSSTIGFDGDSCGVSVSIGAQSPDIAQGVDEALERRTDASDVDPLDAQGAGDQGLMFGYATDETPSLMPLPIFLAHRLAERLAEVRRTGEVLGLRPDGKTQVTVGYDGDRPVRLDTVVLSTQHDADVEQDKLLVNVSDHVIDPVVAQVAAECGLDVADARVIVNPTGKFVVGGPQGDAGLTGRKIIVDTYGGMARHGGGAFSGKDPSKVDRSAAYAMRWVAKNVVAAGLARRCEVQVAYAIGKAHPVGLYVETFGTAQVDPARIEAAIRDVFDLRPAAIIRDLDLLRPVYAATAAYGHFGRDVEGFTWERTDRVEALRAAV, encoded by the coding sequence ATGACCCACGCCCTGCGCCTGTTCACCTCCGAGTCCGTCACCGAGGGACACCCGGACAAGGTGTGCGACCAGATCTCGGACGCGATCCTCGACGCCCTCCTCGCCCAGGACCCGGCCTCGCGCGTCGCCGTCGAGACGATGGTGACGACCGGTCTGGTGCACGTGGCCGGCGAGGTCACGACCTCCGCGTACGTGGAGATCCCGCAGATCGTCCGCGAGGTCGTGCGGGGGATCGGCTACACGTCGTCGACCATCGGGTTCGACGGCGACTCGTGCGGCGTGTCCGTGTCGATCGGCGCGCAGTCGCCCGACATCGCGCAGGGCGTCGACGAGGCCCTGGAGCGCCGCACGGACGCCTCCGACGTCGACCCGCTGGACGCCCAGGGCGCCGGCGACCAGGGTCTGATGTTCGGGTACGCGACCGACGAGACGCCCTCCCTCATGCCGCTGCCGATCTTCCTCGCGCACCGGCTGGCCGAGCGGCTCGCGGAGGTGCGCCGCACCGGCGAGGTGCTCGGGCTGCGCCCCGACGGCAAGACGCAGGTCACGGTCGGCTACGACGGCGACCGCCCGGTCCGCCTCGACACCGTGGTGCTGTCCACCCAGCACGACGCCGACGTCGAGCAGGACAAGCTGCTGGTCAACGTCAGCGACCACGTCATCGACCCGGTCGTGGCGCAGGTCGCCGCGGAGTGCGGGCTGGACGTCGCCGACGCGCGCGTCATCGTCAACCCGACCGGCAAGTTCGTCGTCGGCGGCCCGCAGGGCGACGCCGGGCTGACGGGCCGCAAGATCATCGTCGACACGTACGGCGGGATGGCCCGCCACGGCGGCGGCGCGTTCTCCGGCAAGGACCCCTCGAAGGTGGACCGCTCGGCGGCGTACGCGATGCGCTGGGTCGCGAAGAACGTGGTCGCGGCGGGCCTGGCGCGCCGCTGCGAGGTGCAGGTGGCGTACGCGATCGGCAAGGCGCACCCGGTGGGCCTGTACGTCGAGACGTTCGGCACCGCGCAGGTCGACCCGGCCCGCATCGAGGCCGCGATCCGCGACGTGTTCGACCTGCGCCCGGCCGCGATCATCCGCGACCTGGACCTGCTGCGGCCGGTGTACGCCGCGACGGCCGCCTACGGGCACTTCGGCCGCGACGTCGAGGGCTTCACCTGGGAGCGCACGGACCGCGTGGAGGCGCTGCGCGCCGCCGTGTGA
- the coaBC gene encoding bifunctional phosphopantothenoylcysteine decarboxylase/phosphopantothenate--cysteine ligase CoaBC, whose product MRILLGVSGGIAAYKAVLLLRLLREQGHAVRVVPTASALRFVGAPTFEALSGEPVTAEVFEDVDKVQHVALGQGADLVVVAPATADLLARAAAGRADDLLTSTLLTARCPVVMAPAMHTEMWEHPATRANVATLRARGVVVVDPASGRLTGADTGPGRLPEPEEIARVALAAAERRRASTADLAGRHVVVSAGGTREPIDPVRFIGNRSSGRQGVALAAAALARGARVTLVAANLADDLLAPLRRAGADVVEVSSTAELRSAVRGAATTADVVVMAAAVADFRPATAPGAKIKKVAGRAPAPIELVENPDVLAELATDRLRAGQVVVGFAAETGDDDGTVLEHGRAKARRKGADLLVVNAVGHALGFGTADNDVTIVDGAGETVAVAAGSKREVADAVWDAVSSISSTI is encoded by the coding sequence ATGAGGATCCTGCTGGGAGTCAGCGGCGGCATCGCCGCGTACAAGGCCGTGCTGCTGCTGCGGCTGCTGCGCGAGCAGGGGCACGCCGTGCGCGTCGTGCCCACGGCGTCCGCGCTGCGGTTCGTCGGCGCCCCGACGTTCGAGGCCCTGTCCGGCGAGCCCGTGACGGCCGAGGTGTTCGAGGACGTCGACAAGGTCCAGCACGTGGCGCTCGGCCAGGGCGCGGACCTCGTGGTCGTGGCGCCCGCGACGGCGGACCTCCTGGCGCGCGCGGCGGCCGGCCGCGCGGACGACCTGCTGACCTCGACGCTGCTGACGGCCCGCTGCCCCGTGGTGATGGCCCCGGCCATGCACACCGAGATGTGGGAGCACCCGGCGACGCGCGCGAACGTCGCGACGCTGCGGGCGCGCGGCGTGGTGGTGGTCGACCCGGCGAGCGGTCGCCTGACGGGCGCGGACACCGGCCCGGGTCGGCTGCCCGAGCCGGAGGAGATCGCCCGGGTCGCGCTGGCGGCCGCGGAACGTCGTCGGGCGTCGACCGCGGACCTCGCGGGCCGGCACGTCGTGGTGTCGGCGGGCGGCACGCGTGAGCCGATCGATCCCGTGCGGTTCATCGGCAACCGGTCCAGCGGCCGGCAGGGCGTGGCCCTCGCGGCCGCGGCGCTGGCACGGGGCGCCCGGGTGACGCTGGTCGCGGCGAACCTCGCGGACGACCTGCTGGCGCCCCTGCGCCGCGCCGGGGCCGACGTGGTCGAGGTGTCGAGCACGGCGGAGCTGCGGTCCGCGGTGCGCGGCGCCGCCACGACGGCGGACGTCGTGGTGATGGCGGCGGCCGTGGCGGACTTCCGGCCCGCGACGGCGCCCGGGGCGAAGATCAAGAAGGTCGCCGGCCGCGCGCCGGCCCCGATCGAGCTCGTCGAGAACCCGGACGTCCTGGCCGAGCTGGCGACGGACCGGCTCCGCGCGGGGCAGGTCGTGGTCGGGTTCGCCGCGGAGACGGGCGACGACGACGGCACGGTGCTGGAGCACGGCCGGGCCAAGGCCCGTCGCAAGGGCGCGGACCTGCTCGTGGTGAACGCCGTGGGGCACGCGCTGGGCTTCGGCACCGCGGACAACGACGTGACGATCGTCGACGGTGCGGGGGAGACGGTGGCCGTGGCCGCGGGGTCGAAGCGCGAGGTCGCGGACGCCGTGTGGGACGCCGTGAGCAGCATCTCGTCCACCATCTGA
- the gmk gene encoding guanylate kinase: MAEISASPAGVPADHDHPGTARLTVLAGPTAVGKGTVSADIRARYPQVWLSVSATTRPARPGEVHGVHYLFVTPEEFDRMVADGEMLEWAVVHGRHRYGTPRGPVVEHLAAGRPTLLEIDLQGARQVREAVARSGLDAQFVFLAPPSFDELVRRLVGRGTEDAEERERRLATARVEMAAEAEFDVTIVNDDVTRATDALARLLGADPGPGAETGATSPTSQVAG, from the coding sequence TTGGCTGAGATTTCCGCTTCACCCGCCGGCGTTCCGGCTGATCACGACCACCCGGGCACCGCGCGGCTGACCGTCCTCGCCGGGCCGACCGCCGTCGGCAAGGGCACGGTGTCCGCGGACATCCGGGCCCGCTACCCGCAGGTGTGGCTGTCGGTGTCGGCGACGACGCGACCCGCCCGGCCCGGCGAGGTGCACGGTGTGCACTACCTGTTCGTCACGCCCGAGGAGTTCGACCGCATGGTCGCGGACGGCGAGATGCTCGAGTGGGCGGTCGTGCACGGCCGGCACCGCTACGGCACGCCGCGCGGGCCCGTCGTGGAGCACCTCGCCGCCGGCCGCCCCACGCTGCTGGAGATCGACCTGCAGGGCGCCCGGCAGGTGCGCGAGGCGGTCGCACGCAGCGGCCTGGACGCGCAGTTCGTGTTCCTCGCCCCGCCGAGCTTCGACGAGCTCGTGCGCCGCCTGGTCGGTCGTGGCACCGAGGACGCCGAGGAGCGCGAGCGCCGGCTGGCGACCGCACGCGTGGAGATGGCGGCGGAGGCCGAGTTCGACGTCACGATCGTCAACGACGACGTGACGCGCGCCACCGACGCGCTGGCCCGCCTGCTGGGCGCGGACCCCGGACCGGGCGCAGAGACGGGCGCCACGTCGCCGACCTCGCAGGTCGCCGGCTGA
- the mihF gene encoding integration host factor, actinobacterial type, giving the protein MALPPLTPEQRAAALEKAAEARRVRAEIKNRLKYSQGSLKEVIEEGRTDDVVGKLKVVSLLESLPGVGKVKARAIMEEIGIAETRRVRGLGPHQASALIERFG; this is encoded by the coding sequence GTGGCCCTTCCTCCTCTCACCCCGGAACAGCGTGCGGCGGCTCTCGAGAAGGCTGCCGAGGCGCGTCGGGTGCGCGCCGAGATCAAGAACCGCCTGAAGTACTCCCAGGGGTCGCTCAAGGAGGTGATCGAGGAGGGCAGGACGGACGACGTCGTGGGCAAGCTCAAGGTCGTCTCCCTGCTCGAGTCGCTCCCCGGAGTCGGTAAGGTGAAGGCCCGGGCGATCATGGAAGAGATCGGGATCGCCGAGACCCGCCGCGTCCGTGGCCTGGGACCGCACCAGGCGTCGGCGCTCATCGAGAGGTTTGGCTGA
- the pyrF gene encoding orotidine-5'-phosphate decarboxylase, which yields MTTASAPAEVVPFGARLAAAMDDHGPLCVGIDPHASLLAAWGLDDSVAGLREFSLRVVEALGGRVAAVKPQAAFFERHGSAGLAVLEEVIAAARAAGTLSIVDAKRGDIGSTMAGYADAFLADGSPLAGDAVTLSPYLGFGSLAPALERATATGRGVFVLCLTSNPEGHEVQHAVGAAGTSVAASVAAQAAALNAGADPLGSVGLVVGATVGDAARATGTDLTAVNGPLLAPGVGAQGAGERELSAVFGAARGQVLASSSRGVLGAGPTADDLRRAAASAAAEVRAALRPAG from the coding sequence GTGACGACGGCGTCCGCCCCGGCGGAGGTCGTCCCGTTCGGGGCGCGCCTCGCCGCCGCGATGGACGACCACGGTCCGCTCTGCGTCGGCATCGACCCGCACGCGTCGCTGCTCGCCGCGTGGGGCCTGGACGACTCCGTGGCGGGGCTGCGCGAGTTCTCGCTGCGGGTCGTCGAGGCGCTGGGCGGCCGGGTGGCCGCGGTCAAGCCGCAGGCGGCGTTCTTCGAGCGGCACGGCTCCGCGGGCCTGGCGGTCCTGGAGGAGGTGATCGCCGCGGCGCGCGCCGCGGGGACCCTCTCGATCGTCGACGCCAAGCGCGGCGACATCGGCTCCACCATGGCCGGCTACGCGGACGCGTTCCTCGCGGACGGCTCCCCGCTCGCCGGGGACGCCGTGACGCTCTCGCCGTACCTCGGCTTCGGGTCGCTGGCCCCGGCGCTGGAGCGGGCGACCGCCACCGGCCGCGGCGTGTTCGTGCTGTGCCTCACCTCCAACCCGGAGGGCCACGAGGTGCAGCACGCCGTCGGCGCGGCCGGCACCAGCGTCGCCGCGTCGGTGGCCGCGCAGGCCGCGGCCCTCAACGCGGGCGCCGACCCCCTGGGCTCGGTCGGCCTCGTGGTCGGCGCGACCGTCGGGGACGCCGCCCGCGCCACGGGCACGGACCTGACGGCCGTCAACGGCCCGCTCCTGGCGCCGGGCGTCGGCGCCCAGGGAGCGGGGGAGCGCGAGCTGTCGGCCGTGTTCGGCGCGGCCCGCGGCCAGGTGCTCGCGTCCTCCTCGCGGGGGGTGCTGGGCGCCGGTCCCACCGCCGACGACCTGCGGCGGGCCGCCGCGTCCGCGGCCGCCGAGGTCCGGGCCGCGCTGCGTCCCGCCGGCTGA
- the carB gene encoding carbamoyl-phosphate synthase large subunit, whose product MPRRSDLSSVLVIGSGPIVIGQACEFDYSGTQACRVLKEEGLRVILVNSNPATIMTDPEFADATYVEPITTEVLTTIIAKERPDALLPTLGGQTALNAAIALDEAGVLAEYGVELIGANIPAIQKGEDRQQFKDVVAKCGGESARSVIVHTIDEALAAVDQLGYPMVVRPSFTMGGLGSGFAYDETDLRRIVGQGLHYSPTTEVLLEESILGWKEYELELMRDRNDNVVVVCSIENVDPVGVHTGDSVTVAPAMTLTDREYQKLRDIGIAVIREVGVDTGGCNIQFAVDPDTGRVIVIEMNPRVSRSSALASKATGFPIAKIAAKLAVGYTLDEIPNDITQVTPASFEPTLDYVVVKVPRFAFEKFPAADGTLTTTMKSVGEAMALGRNFTEALGKALRSIDKSGVTFHWDGDAPAGAELDALLAEIVRPTEYRMVGVQQALRAVVAGHATLEQVFDATKIDPWFLDQILLMNEVAEEVRSADALSADLLRLAKRHGLSDVQVAALRGMGAGGEAAVREARHALGVRPVFKTVDTCAAEFAARTPYHYSSYDTETEVAPREREAIIILGSGPNRIGQGIEFDYSCVHAALTLKDRYETVMVNCNPETVSTDYDTSDRLYFEPLTFEDVLEVYQAELAAGPVKGIIVTLGGQTPLSLAQRLADAGLPILGTSPEAIDAAEDRGVFGQVLEDAGLPAPAFGTARSLSQATEVAERIGYPVLVRPSYVLGGRGMEIVYSSEQLTGYVERALEAAAAAAVSHRAPGTLPAPLLIDRFLDDAMEIDVDALYDGTELFLGGVMEHIEEAGIHSGDSACVLPPVSLSEAEIERIRRSTEAIAKGVGVRGLLNVQYALVSDVLYVLEANPRASRTVPFVSKATGTSLAKAAARVMAGESIAELRAAGVLPAEGDGGTLDLGAPLAVKEAVLPFKRFRTAEGLVVDTVLGPEMRSTGEVMGFDKDFPHAFAKSQAAAFGGLPTSGTVFVSVADRDKRSIVFPVKRLADLGFEVLATAGTAQVLARNGITARAVRKYSQGPSADGEPTIVDLITAGEVDLVVNSPSGQGARADGYEIRAATTAADKPIVTTVDQLAAAVQGIEAVLGGPFEVASLQEHTAATVARRAAVAS is encoded by the coding sequence ATGCCCCGCCGTTCCGACCTCTCCTCCGTCCTGGTCATCGGGTCCGGCCCGATCGTCATCGGCCAGGCGTGCGAGTTCGACTACTCCGGCACGCAGGCCTGCCGCGTGCTCAAGGAGGAGGGCCTGCGCGTCATCCTCGTCAACTCCAACCCGGCCACGATCATGACCGACCCGGAGTTCGCCGACGCCACCTACGTCGAGCCGATCACCACCGAGGTCCTCACCACGATCATCGCCAAGGAGCGCCCCGACGCGCTCCTGCCGACCCTCGGCGGGCAGACGGCCCTCAACGCCGCCATCGCCCTCGACGAGGCCGGCGTCCTGGCCGAGTACGGCGTCGAGCTCATCGGCGCGAACATCCCCGCCATCCAGAAGGGCGAGGACCGCCAGCAGTTCAAGGACGTCGTGGCCAAGTGCGGCGGCGAGTCCGCCCGCTCCGTCATCGTCCACACGATCGACGAGGCGCTCGCGGCCGTCGACCAGCTCGGCTACCCGATGGTCGTGCGCCCGTCCTTCACGATGGGCGGCCTCGGCTCCGGCTTCGCCTACGACGAGACGGACCTGCGCCGCATCGTCGGCCAGGGCCTGCACTACTCGCCGACCACCGAGGTGCTCCTGGAGGAGTCCATCCTCGGCTGGAAGGAGTACGAGCTGGAGCTCATGCGCGACCGCAACGACAACGTGGTGGTCGTCTGCTCCATCGAGAACGTCGACCCGGTGGGCGTGCACACCGGCGACTCGGTGACGGTCGCCCCGGCGATGACGCTCACCGACCGCGAGTACCAGAAGCTGCGCGACATCGGCATCGCGGTCATCCGCGAGGTCGGCGTCGACACCGGCGGCTGCAACATCCAGTTCGCCGTCGACCCGGACACGGGCCGCGTCATCGTCATCGAGATGAACCCGCGCGTGTCGCGCTCCTCGGCGCTGGCGTCGAAGGCGACCGGCTTCCCGATCGCGAAGATCGCCGCGAAGCTCGCCGTCGGCTACACCCTCGACGAGATCCCGAACGACATCACGCAGGTCACCCCGGCGAGCTTCGAGCCGACGCTCGACTACGTCGTGGTCAAGGTGCCGCGGTTCGCGTTCGAGAAGTTCCCGGCCGCGGACGGCACGCTGACCACCACGATGAAGTCCGTCGGCGAGGCCATGGCGCTGGGCCGCAACTTCACCGAGGCGCTCGGCAAGGCGCTGCGCAGCATCGACAAGTCCGGCGTGACGTTCCACTGGGACGGCGACGCCCCGGCCGGTGCCGAGCTCGACGCGCTGCTCGCCGAGATCGTCCGCCCCACGGAGTACCGGATGGTGGGCGTGCAGCAGGCGCTGCGCGCGGTCGTCGCCGGGCACGCCACGCTGGAGCAGGTGTTCGACGCGACGAAGATCGACCCGTGGTTCCTCGACCAGATCCTGCTGATGAACGAGGTCGCCGAGGAGGTCCGCTCCGCCGACGCCCTCAGCGCCGACCTGCTGCGCCTGGCCAAGCGGCACGGGCTGTCCGACGTCCAGGTCGCGGCCCTGCGCGGCATGGGTGCGGGCGGCGAGGCGGCCGTGCGCGAGGCGCGTCACGCCCTCGGGGTGCGCCCGGTGTTCAAGACGGTCGACACGTGCGCCGCGGAGTTCGCGGCCCGCACGCCGTACCACTACTCGTCCTACGACACCGAGACCGAGGTGGCGCCGCGCGAGCGGGAGGCGATCATCATCCTCGGCTCGGGCCCGAACCGCATCGGCCAGGGCATCGAGTTCGACTACTCGTGCGTGCACGCGGCGCTCACCCTCAAGGACCGCTACGAGACGGTCATGGTGAACTGCAACCCGGAGACGGTCTCGACCGACTACGACACCTCCGACCGCCTGTACTTCGAGCCGCTGACCTTCGAGGACGTCCTCGAGGTGTACCAGGCCGAGCTCGCCGCCGGCCCCGTCAAGGGGATCATCGTCACCCTCGGCGGCCAGACGCCGCTGTCGCTCGCGCAGCGCCTCGCCGACGCGGGCCTGCCGATCCTCGGCACGTCGCCGGAGGCGATCGACGCCGCCGAGGACCGCGGCGTGTTCGGCCAGGTGCTGGAGGACGCCGGGCTCCCGGCGCCCGCGTTCGGCACGGCCCGCTCGCTGAGCCAGGCCACGGAGGTCGCCGAGCGCATCGGCTACCCGGTGCTCGTGCGCCCCTCCTACGTGCTGGGCGGCCGGGGCATGGAGATCGTCTACTCCTCCGAGCAGCTCACCGGCTACGTCGAGCGAGCGCTGGAGGCGGCGGCCGCCGCGGCCGTGTCGCACCGCGCGCCGGGCACGCTGCCCGCGCCGCTGCTCATCGACCGCTTCCTCGACGACGCGATGGAGATCGACGTCGACGCGCTCTACGACGGCACCGAGCTGTTCCTCGGCGGCGTCATGGAGCACATCGAGGAGGCCGGCATCCACTCCGGCGACTCCGCCTGCGTGCTGCCCCCGGTGTCGCTGAGCGAGGCCGAGATCGAGCGGATCCGTCGCTCGACCGAGGCGATCGCGAAGGGCGTGGGGGTGCGGGGCCTGCTCAACGTCCAGTACGCCCTCGTGTCCGACGTGCTGTACGTCCTGGAGGCGAACCCGCGCGCCTCGCGCACGGTGCCGTTCGTGTCCAAGGCCACCGGCACGTCGCTGGCCAAGGCCGCGGCCCGCGTCATGGCGGGCGAGTCGATCGCCGAGCTGCGGGCGGCCGGCGTGCTGCCCGCCGAGGGCGACGGCGGCACGCTCGACCTGGGCGCCCCGCTGGCGGTCAAGGAGGCCGTGCTGCCCTTCAAGCGGTTCCGCACCGCGGAGGGCCTCGTGGTCGACACCGTGCTCGGGCCGGAGATGCGCTCCACGGGCGAGGTCATGGGCTTCGACAAGGACTTCCCGCACGCCTTCGCCAAGTCGCAGGCGGCGGCGTTCGGCGGCCTGCCGACCTCGGGCACGGTCTTCGTCTCCGTCGCGGACCGGGACAAGCGCTCCATCGTCTTCCCGGTGAAGCGGCTCGCGGACCTCGGCTTCGAGGTGCTGGCCACCGCCGGCACCGCGCAGGTGCTGGCCCGCAACGGCATCACGGCCCGCGCGGTGCGCAAGTACTCGCAGGGCCCGTCGGCCGACGGCGAGCCCACGATCGTGGATCTCATCACCGCCGGCGAGGTCGACCTGGTGGTCAACTCCCCGTCGGGCCAGGGTGCGCGCGCCGACGGCTACGAGATCCGTGCCGCCACGACCGCCGCGGACAAGCCGATCGTCACCACGGTGGACCAGCTCGCCGCGGCGGTGCAGGGCATCGAGGCGGTGCTCGGCGGGCCGTTCGAGGTCGCCAGCCTCCAGGAGCACACCGCGGCCACGGTCGCGCGCCGCGCGGCGGTGGCGTCGTGA
- the carA gene encoding glutamine-hydrolyzing carbamoyl-phosphate synthase small subunit — MSTTTSTEPAVLVLEDGTVARGHAYGARGVTLGEIVFNTGMTGYQETLTDPSYHRQIVVMTAPHVGNTGINADDPESGRIWVAGYVLRDPARRMSSWRATGTLEDDLAAQDVVGISGVDTRHLTRHLRELGVMRAGIFSGEALVEGGVERDVADLVAEVKGAPAMAGADLAREVSTTEPYTVEPAGEFAGAEPVATVVAVDLGIKAMTPARLAERGVRVHVVPQSTTIDDVTALLPTDAPAGVFFSNGPGDPSAATAEVELLREVLDRRIPFFGICFGNQLLGRALGYGTYKLGYGHRGINQPVMDRTTGKVEVTAHNHGFAVDAPVDAVSTAPHDAARTDDAAYGRVIVSHVGLNDRVVEGLTALDVPAFSVQYHPEAAAGPHDSTYLFDRFVELMTTRRPVTVPDAALAALGEQAAAPAGSKEN; from the coding sequence GTGAGCACCACCACCAGCACCGAACCGGCGGTCCTCGTCCTCGAGGACGGCACCGTCGCCCGCGGCCACGCCTACGGCGCCCGCGGCGTCACCCTCGGCGAGATCGTCTTCAACACCGGCATGACCGGCTACCAGGAGACCCTCACCGACCCGTCCTACCACCGGCAGATCGTCGTCATGACGGCCCCCCACGTCGGCAACACGGGCATCAACGCCGACGACCCCGAGTCGGGCCGCATCTGGGTCGCGGGCTACGTGCTGCGCGACCCCGCGCGCCGCATGTCGTCCTGGCGCGCCACCGGCACGCTCGAGGACGACCTCGCCGCGCAGGACGTCGTCGGCATCTCCGGCGTCGACACCCGCCACCTGACCCGTCACCTGCGCGAGCTCGGCGTCATGCGCGCCGGCATCTTCTCCGGCGAGGCCCTGGTCGAGGGCGGCGTCGAGCGCGACGTCGCCGACCTGGTCGCCGAGGTGAAGGGCGCCCCCGCGATGGCCGGCGCCGACCTCGCCCGCGAGGTCTCCACCACCGAGCCGTACACCGTCGAGCCCGCCGGCGAGTTCGCCGGCGCCGAGCCCGTCGCGACCGTCGTCGCCGTCGACCTCGGCATCAAGGCCATGACGCCGGCCCGCCTCGCCGAGCGTGGCGTCCGCGTCCACGTGGTCCCGCAGTCCACGACCATCGACGACGTCACCGCCCTGCTGCCGACCGACGCCCCCGCCGGCGTGTTCTTCTCCAACGGCCCCGGCGACCCGTCCGCCGCGACCGCCGAGGTCGAGCTGCTGCGCGAGGTCCTCGACCGCCGCATCCCGTTCTTCGGCATCTGCTTCGGCAACCAGCTGCTCGGCCGCGCGCTCGGCTACGGCACCTACAAGCTCGGGTACGGCCACCGCGGCATCAACCAGCCCGTCATGGACCGCACCACGGGCAAGGTGGAGGTCACCGCGCACAACCACGGGTTCGCCGTCGACGCCCCCGTGGACGCCGTGAGCACCGCGCCGCACGACGCCGCGCGCACCGACGACGCCGCCTACGGCCGCGTCATCGTGTCCCACGTCGGCCTCAACGACCGCGTGGTCGAGGGCCTCACCGCGCTCGACGTCCCCGCGTTCTCCGTGCAGTACCACCCGGAGGCCGCGGCCGGACCCCACGACAGCACCTACCTGTTCGACCGCTTCGTCGAGCTCATGACCACCCGCCGGCCCGTCACCGTGCCGGACGCCGCCCTCGCCGCGCTCGGCGAGCAGGCCGCCGCCCCCGCCGGCTCGAAGGAGAACTGA
- a CDS encoding dihydroorotase: MSTIYVLREVRPLGGEPVDVVLRDGVVAEIAAPGTAATDGATVVEAAGHVLLPGLVDLHTHLREPGREDAETVESGTRAAAAGGFTAVHAMANTSPVADTAGVVEQVWRLGQESGWVDVHPVGAVTVGLDGERLAELGAMADSAARVRVFSDDGRCVHDPVLMRRALEYVKAFDGVVAQHAQEPRLTEGAQMNEGVVSAAIGLTGWPAVAEEAIIARDVLLAEHVGSRLHVCHLSTAGSVEIVRWAKARGIDVTAEVTPHHLILTDELARTYDATYKVNPPLRTAADVEAVRAGLADGTIDIVATDHAPHAREDKDCEWPAAAFGMTGLETALSVVQATMVDSGRLTWADVARVMSANPARIGRVEAQHGRPIEVGEPANLTLVDPAARRTVVGAEQVTASANTPFAGHELPGRVVATFLRGRATVLDGAPVEAVDAR, translated from the coding sequence GTGAGCACCATCTACGTCCTGCGCGAGGTCCGTCCGCTCGGCGGCGAGCCCGTCGACGTCGTCCTGCGCGACGGTGTCGTCGCCGAGATCGCGGCCCCCGGCACCGCCGCCACGGACGGCGCGACGGTGGTCGAGGCCGCCGGGCACGTCCTGCTGCCCGGCCTGGTCGACCTGCACACCCACCTGCGCGAGCCCGGCCGCGAGGACGCCGAGACGGTCGAGTCCGGCACCCGCGCCGCCGCCGCCGGCGGGTTCACCGCCGTGCACGCCATGGCCAACACCTCGCCCGTGGCGGACACCGCCGGCGTCGTGGAGCAGGTGTGGCGGCTCGGCCAGGAGTCCGGCTGGGTCGACGTCCACCCCGTCGGGGCGGTCACCGTGGGCCTGGACGGCGAGCGTCTCGCCGAGCTCGGCGCCATGGCCGACTCCGCCGCCCGCGTGCGCGTCTTCTCCGACGACGGCCGGTGCGTGCACGACCCCGTCCTCATGCGGCGCGCGCTGGAGTACGTCAAGGCGTTCGACGGCGTCGTCGCCCAGCACGCCCAGGAGCCCCGCCTCACCGAGGGCGCCCAGATGAACGAGGGCGTCGTGTCCGCGGCGATCGGCCTCACCGGCTGGCCCGCGGTCGCCGAGGAGGCGATCATCGCCCGCGACGTGCTGCTCGCCGAGCACGTCGGCTCCCGCCTGCACGTGTGCCACCTGTCGACGGCCGGGTCGGTCGAGATCGTGCGCTGGGCCAAGGCGCGCGGCATCGACGTCACCGCGGAGGTCACCCCGCACCACCTCATCCTCACCGACGAGCTGGCGCGCACCTACGACGCCACCTACAAGGTGAACCCGCCGCTGCGCACCGCGGCGGACGTCGAGGCGGTCCGCGCGGGCCTGGCGGACGGCACGATCGACATCGTCGCGACCGACCACGCGCCGCACGCGCGCGAGGACAAGGACTGCGAGTGGCCGGCGGCCGCGTTCGGCATGACCGGGCTCGAGACCGCCCTGTCCGTCGTGCAGGCCACCATGGTCGACTCCGGCCGCCTCACCTGGGCGGACGTGGCGCGCGTGATGTCCGCCAACCCGGCCCGCATCGGCCGGGTCGAGGCGCAGCACGGCCGCCCCATCGAGGTCGGGGAGCCCGCCAACCTCACGCTCGTCGACCCGGCCGCGCGCCGCACCGTCGTCGGCGCCGAGCAGGTCACCGCCAGCGCGAACACGCCGTTCGCCGGCCACGAGCTGCCGGGCCGCGTCGTGGCGACGTTCCTGCGCGGGCGCGCCACCGTCCTGGACGGCGCCCCGGTCGAGGCGGTGGACGCCCGGTGA